One part of the Candidatus Eremiobacterota bacterium genome encodes these proteins:
- a CDS encoding response regulator gives MNSPALDLATLPAPPQQRRAALIAIAALGVIALAAAPFARTVLGTFPGFVTLYGGAVLMGLAITATILFGQFALSRKLALLVLACGSLFSALVFVPYVLTFPGVGTAALIGTTAATGTYLWIVWHTALPAAFAAYAILAPIAGNRRVGPGRTGAAVIGTIIAAFVAVQLVLIFDERLPTLLNEGNYTWPIYLALGSVVVLSGIALMQLWRRANRSVVDAWLTVPAAALLIESLLNALGGGRYSVGWYFSRIDVVVATTFLVVALLSESNRLARTLSTSERRLRGIVDGVADALVTVDSRDAVASVNPAAAALFGFVAEDLTGTPISRILPDYANVAAVAETSIVETVGRDARGTLFPVEFARGRDVTRAFGETIIILRDITQRKAADEAIRAAHDRAIEAAEVKSQFLATMSHEIRTPINAVVGMSELLLQTPLSEEAREYATTVRDSADSLLVIVNDILDFSKIEAGRMELENVAFAPVVAVENATDILTSAARKKGLALSTYVGPDVPRRVLGDADRLRQVLLNLLGNAVKFTAQGSVTVRAIVDSVEGKRVVLRFSVTDTGPGIAPEVADHLFEPFRQADQSTRRRFGGTGLGLSISRRLVELMGGKIGFDSSLGRGSTFWFTVSFDPVYDDHELHTDLLRDARILVVDAEAEARQVVDQYLLGWGAVATSTANAVHALELARAAAARRCAFDVAVVDRRAGGDALGFLQRLRAIPGCENVPALLIGAADEPSSGPDAKASGFAAVLRKPIRQGVLRDALAAALGVEPEKAAAAAPAAKLEHEREEGAISILVAEDNPVNRKLALQQLKKLGYRAHAVADGREAIDAVAHGAYDVVLMDCQMPEVDGFEATREIRRAEAARGGHVPIVAMTANALEGDREACLAAGMDDYLAKPVQLAALRAAVERFANGVGVAG, from the coding sequence GTGAACTCGCCGGCCCTCGATCTCGCGACGCTCCCGGCACCGCCGCAGCAGCGTCGAGCGGCCCTGATCGCGATCGCAGCCCTCGGGGTGATCGCGCTAGCCGCCGCACCCTTCGCGCGGACCGTCCTCGGGACGTTCCCCGGTTTCGTCACGCTCTACGGCGGCGCGGTGCTGATGGGCCTCGCGATCACCGCGACGATCCTGTTCGGCCAGTTCGCGCTCTCGCGGAAGCTGGCGCTGCTCGTGCTGGCCTGCGGCTCGCTATTCAGCGCGCTGGTCTTCGTTCCGTACGTACTGACCTTCCCCGGCGTGGGGACGGCGGCGCTGATCGGGACGACGGCGGCGACCGGAACGTACCTCTGGATCGTCTGGCACACGGCGCTGCCGGCGGCGTTCGCCGCCTACGCGATCCTAGCGCCGATCGCCGGGAACCGCCGCGTCGGCCCCGGCCGGACGGGCGCGGCCGTGATCGGAACCATCATCGCCGCGTTCGTCGCCGTGCAGCTCGTGCTGATCTTCGACGAGCGGCTGCCCACGCTGTTGAACGAGGGCAACTACACCTGGCCGATCTACCTCGCGCTGGGGTCGGTCGTGGTGCTGAGCGGGATCGCGCTGATGCAGCTCTGGCGCCGCGCGAACCGGTCGGTCGTCGACGCGTGGCTCACCGTTCCCGCGGCGGCGCTGCTGATCGAGTCGCTGCTGAACGCATTGGGCGGCGGCCGCTACAGCGTAGGCTGGTACTTCTCGCGCATCGACGTCGTCGTCGCGACGACGTTCTTGGTCGTCGCGCTGCTCAGCGAGTCGAACCGGCTCGCGCGGACGCTTTCGACCAGCGAGCGCCGCCTGCGCGGGATCGTCGACGGCGTCGCGGACGCGCTGGTGACGGTCGATTCGCGCGACGCGGTCGCCTCGGTGAACCCCGCCGCGGCGGCGCTGTTCGGTTTCGTCGCCGAGGACCTGACCGGGACGCCGATCTCGCGCATCCTGCCCGATTACGCGAACGTCGCCGCCGTCGCCGAGACGAGCATCGTCGAGACGGTCGGACGCGACGCGCGCGGAACGCTCTTCCCGGTCGAGTTCGCGCGCGGGCGAGACGTGACGCGCGCGTTCGGCGAGACGATCATCATCTTGCGCGACATCACCCAGCGCAAGGCCGCGGACGAAGCGATCCGCGCCGCGCACGACCGCGCGATCGAGGCCGCCGAGGTGAAGTCGCAGTTCCTCGCGACGATGAGCCACGAGATCCGCACGCCGATCAACGCGGTGGTCGGGATGTCGGAGCTGCTGCTGCAGACGCCGCTCTCCGAGGAAGCGCGCGAGTACGCGACGACGGTGCGCGACTCGGCCGACTCGCTGCTGGTGATCGTCAACGACATCCTCGACTTCTCGAAGATCGAAGCCGGCCGGATGGAGCTGGAAAATGTCGCGTTCGCGCCGGTCGTCGCGGTCGAGAACGCGACCGACATCCTCACCTCGGCGGCGCGCAAGAAAGGTCTGGCGCTTTCGACGTACGTCGGTCCCGACGTACCGCGCCGCGTCCTGGGCGACGCCGACCGGCTGCGCCAAGTGCTGTTGAACCTGCTCGGCAACGCGGTGAAGTTCACCGCGCAAGGGAGCGTCACGGTGCGCGCGATCGTCGACTCCGTCGAAGGAAAGCGCGTCGTGCTGCGCTTCTCGGTCACCGACACGGGGCCGGGGATCGCCCCCGAGGTCGCCGACCATCTCTTCGAGCCGTTCCGCCAAGCCGATCAGTCGACGCGGCGCCGCTTCGGCGGCACCGGGCTGGGCCTTTCGATCTCGCGCCGGCTCGTCGAGCTGATGGGCGGAAAGATCGGTTTCGACAGCAGCCTCGGGCGCGGCTCGACGTTCTGGTTCACGGTTTCGTTCGACCCGGTCTACGACGATCACGAGCTGCACACCGACCTGCTGCGCGACGCGCGCATCCTCGTCGTCGACGCCGAAGCCGAAGCCCGCCAGGTCGTCGACCAGTATCTGCTCGGCTGGGGCGCGGTGGCGACGAGCACCGCGAACGCGGTCCACGCGCTCGAGCTCGCGCGCGCCGCCGCCGCGCGGCGCTGCGCGTTCGACGTCGCGGTCGTCGACCGGCGGGCCGGCGGCGACGCGCTCGGGTTCCTGCAGCGGCTGCGCGCGATCCCCGGCTGCGAGAACGTTCCGGCGCTCTTGATCGGCGCGGCCGACGAACCCTCGAGCGGACCCGACGCGAAGGCGAGCGGCTTCGCCGCCGTGCTCCGCAAGCCGATTCGCCAAGGCGTTCTGCGCGACGCGCTCGCCGCCGCGCTGGGCGTCGAGCCGGAAAAAGCCGCCGCCGCGGCGCCGGCCGCGAAGCTGGAACACGAGCGAGAAGAAGGCGCGATCAGCATCCTGGTCGCCGAGGACAATCCGGTGAACCGCAAGCTGGCGCTGCAGCAGCTCAAGAAGCTCGGCTATCGCGCGCACGCGGTCGCGGACGGCCGCGAAGCGATCGACGCGGTCGCGCACGGCGCGTACGACGTCGTGCTGATGGACTGTCAGATGCCGGAGGTCGACGGCTTCGAGGCGACGCGCGAGATTCGCCGTGCCGAGGCCGCGCGCGGCGGACACGTTCCGATCGTCGCGATGACCGCCAACGCGCTGGAAGGCGATCGTGAAGCGTGCCTGGCCGCGGGGATGGACGACTACCTCGCCAAACCCGTCCAGCTCGCCGCACTGCGCGCGGCGGTGGAACGCTTCGCGAACGGGGTCGGCGTTGCCGGATAA
- the queA gene encoding tRNA preQ1(34) S-adenosylmethionine ribosyltransferase-isomerase QueA, with protein MKNEGPRAAAAYDYALPPELIAREPAARRDAARLLVVGKGDALEHRTFADFPSLLRAGDVLVINETRVVRARLHVERDGGGAAELLLLRPRAQAAFDPAAREWLALVRPGRKLRTGARVRAGNARATIVEVLSDGPRVVRFDEDVDVGALLEAHGEMPLPPYVGSGDAARAERYQTVFARVPGSVAAPTASLHFTPELLEYVRARGVIVAPLVLDVGIGTFRPLGGATVDEHVMHAERYAIPAETAEAVAAAKRDGRRVVAAGTTVLRALEGAALRDGTVRAGEGETALFVTPGFTFRIVDALLTNFHLPRSTLLVLVSAFAGYARVRRAYQAAIAERYRFFSFGDAMFVEVTDS; from the coding sequence CTGAAGAACGAAGGGCCGCGCGCGGCGGCGGCCTACGACTACGCGCTGCCGCCGGAGCTGATCGCGCGCGAGCCGGCGGCGCGGCGCGACGCCGCGCGGCTGCTCGTCGTCGGAAAAGGCGATGCGCTCGAGCACCGGACGTTCGCCGATTTTCCTTCCCTGCTGCGCGCCGGCGACGTGCTGGTGATCAACGAGACGCGCGTCGTGCGCGCGCGCCTGCACGTCGAGCGCGACGGCGGCGGTGCGGCCGAGCTGCTGCTGCTGCGCCCGCGCGCGCAGGCGGCGTTCGATCCGGCGGCGCGCGAGTGGCTCGCGCTCGTGCGCCCCGGCCGCAAGCTGCGCACCGGCGCGCGCGTGCGCGCCGGCAACGCGCGCGCGACGATCGTTGAAGTGCTTTCCGACGGCCCGCGGGTCGTGCGCTTCGACGAGGACGTCGACGTCGGCGCGCTGCTCGAGGCGCACGGAGAGATGCCGCTGCCGCCGTACGTCGGCTCGGGCGACGCGGCGCGCGCCGAGCGGTATCAAACCGTGTTCGCGCGCGTCCCCGGCAGCGTGGCGGCGCCGACCGCCTCGCTGCACTTCACGCCCGAGCTGCTGGAGTACGTGCGCGCGCGCGGCGTGATCGTCGCGCCGCTCGTGCTCGACGTCGGGATCGGCACCTTCCGCCCGCTCGGCGGCGCGACGGTCGACGAGCACGTGATGCACGCCGAGCGCTATGCGATACCGGCCGAAACCGCCGAGGCCGTCGCCGCCGCGAAGCGTGACGGGCGGCGCGTGGTCGCGGCCGGGACGACGGTGCTCCGCGCGCTCGAAGGCGCCGCGTTGCGCGACGGTACGGTCCGGGCGGGCGAAGGAGAGACCGCCCTGTTCGTCACCCCCGGCTTCACGTTCCGCATCGTCGACGCGCTGCTGACGAACTTCCACCTGCCCCGCTCGACGCTGCTGGTGCTGGTGAGCGCATTCGCTGGGTACGCTCGCGTACGCCGCGCATATCAAGCGGCGATCGCCGAACGATACCGATTCTTTTCATTCGGCGATGCGATGTTCGTCGAAGTTACCGATTCTTAG
- a CDS encoding PilZ domain-containing protein, which translates to MADEKRVEDEKRADDSVRLRKFIDVVVEDKPSFTLFRGAVADVSATGMRVISEQYLPKGTRYTFTMKRSPFLRVLGEVRWVRALERDTFQVGVQFLDLNDEDRSRLQSFLDIERQRVPTS; encoded by the coding sequence ATGGCTGACGAGAAACGCGTGGAAGACGAGAAACGCGCCGACGACAGCGTTCGCCTGCGGAAGTTCATCGACGTCGTCGTCGAGGACAAGCCCTCGTTCACGCTCTTCCGCGGCGCGGTCGCCGACGTCAGCGCGACCGGGATGCGGGTGATCTCCGAGCAGTACCTGCCGAAAGGGACGCGCTACACGTTCACGATGAAACGCTCGCCGTTTCTGCGCGTGCTCGGCGAGGTGCGCTGGGTGCGCGCGCTCGAGCGCGACACCTTTCAAGTCGGCGTGCAGTTCCTCGACCTGAACGACGAGGACCGCAGCCGCCTGCAGTCGTTTCTCGACATCGAACGCCAACGCGTTCCCACCTCCTGA